From one Streptomyces sp. R41 genomic stretch:
- a CDS encoding uridine kinase, giving the protein MPTSHRTPGSPIHDLAAHLRRLPPSCGPVRLIGVDGHAGSGKTTFAGQLAAALGDAPVLHLDDIATHEELFAWTERLLRQVVEPLRRGEAAHYTPYDWIARTFGPARALPPAPVILLEGVGAGRRAMRPFLARLLWMELPHDEAWTRGRVRDGEAQSEFWAGWVRAERQHFTKDPSRPFADLLVRQCSEGYEVLPGPVETPGPDHIITHGDGPSAVC; this is encoded by the coding sequence ATGCCGACATCTCACCGCACCCCGGGAAGCCCCATTCACGACCTCGCCGCACACCTGCGCCGACTGCCGCCTTCCTGCGGCCCCGTCCGCCTGATCGGCGTCGACGGGCACGCGGGCTCCGGAAAAACCACATTCGCCGGGCAGTTGGCGGCGGCACTGGGCGACGCGCCCGTGCTGCACCTCGACGACATAGCGACGCACGAGGAGCTCTTCGCCTGGACGGAGCGGCTGCTGCGCCAGGTGGTCGAGCCGCTGCGCCGGGGCGAGGCCGCGCACTACACCCCGTACGACTGGATCGCCCGGACTTTCGGCCCGGCCCGTGCGCTGCCGCCCGCGCCCGTGATCCTCCTGGAAGGCGTCGGCGCGGGCCGACGCGCGATGCGCCCGTTCCTGGCGCGACTGCTGTGGATGGAGTTGCCGCACGACGAAGCGTGGACGCGCGGGCGGGTCCGGGACGGGGAGGCGCAGAGCGAGTTCTGGGCCGGATGGGTCCGCGCGGAGCGCCAACACTTCACCAAGGACCCCTCAAGGCCGTTCGCCGATCTTCTGGTGCGGCAGTGTTCTGAGGGGTACGAGGTGCTGCCGGGGCCAGTTGAGACGCCAGGACCGGACCACATCATCACTCACGGTGACGGACCATCCGCAGTGTGCTGA